Proteins co-encoded in one Cydia strobilella chromosome 14, ilCydStro3.1, whole genome shotgun sequence genomic window:
- the LOC134747142 gene encoding protein mesh isoform X3 produces the protein MVNAKLAFFVLLLSASVIGQENVIVNENERTIEEVVPEVESEVIITSEASSPRPDDVESVAPVEIIPSAPLEVRSGKYQLQDGLSEGPVDLEAVNIGNDPANGQSQRQLLNPTTTSATNNEYAHIDGRVLPETSYQNNGQSYVITNARLQQIRGNFLYWFYDQGGSENLGDYQRDIHTSTPQIHKNFNFQLPFFGFRFNYTRISMNGYIQFSDPPDHYTYPLSFPVRDWPQINDPSFIGIFFSKCRIGSMRPEEPDPRRPGVYFRMDRDLQTRTDQLGVEMRERIMWDVREGVIGSETFFPKHAVTVTWKNMSFAGGIDNSLFMTNTFQMVLATDEVFTYAIFNYLEINWSSHTEAGGDTTNGEGGVPAYIGFNAGNGTQSYEYKPYSQASVLRDLTGRGWANGFPGRHIFRIDEKILMGTCNKDIDGANLPLMFAPESGNMLGGTIVNITGPCFNPDDRITCRFDTEAVIGAVVDTNRAICVQPRFWHNGYARFEIAINNEPYKWKGKYFVETPATATEKIFFTDNSVHERYPSEIKITWDRFNLTSNLNVQLQIGLWGYKEVTIRPQLEFIDMIETGVSNTGEYVINPQNFRTRENFMHQDMQFGFLQINLTTPEVYKGVSISPVLWSRPIPLGWYFAPQWERLHGQRWSQTMCNNWLRTDRFLKNFASQVPVCPCTLEHALLDKGRFMPDLACDKDTNPTCRYHWGAIHCVRSGGPSAEGSGQQCCYDKNGFLMMSYDQMWGSRPLRSHDFGYTPYNEANKVPSLSNWFHDMIPFYQCCMWQEEQAVGCETFRFERRPSQDCVAFQAPGVAGIFGDPHIVTFDDLQYTFNGKGEYVLVRVDQPQIKLDVQGRFEQVSRNIYGQVNATHLTSVVAASNNSVPIEVRLRPSHSQWRYRLDVFADNKRIYFDRSALRVQYFPGVTVYQPMYILNQSEIVIMFSSGAGIEVIENKGFMSARVYLPWTYVNQTRGLFGNWSFDINDDFTRPDGIISPVDLNNFQSAHRDFAQHWQLGDREVKDIGVALFTREYGRTAAYYNDNQFIPNFIKEPADFLPANRSFDVTRATEICQDSYQCRYDYGMTLNRDMAEFTKNYLASITNIKETNNRRVISCGVLETPRFGRKSNFFFTPGTRVNFECNQDFILIGDKRRVCEENGRWNLPDYGYTECLRNQEYSQRALFLTWGIIVAVILPLGLLICLFWFWCWFKPRSEGKQGFRFEDIPRSKSASRLNLRSASMGNLTDTMKSSTLRSDSDIKPKLPDTPTEEQPLAKANITRAAPPLPEPQDGESSGIGYTDSNKSDSGKSDKSSLPKKRRGYDKTYRTHEPLPNAPDVEFPEKLWDLSEEDLLSLTSPSDSGSNRDSTLTRPAKDIEYVSKPRQTGRHALASESGYSTKDGSEDPYSPKYEGQYSPISSHYSPTYSEIYSPPISPTSDISPKNTFNKTGLPEAPKSAPADEIKTFTLPPKRGNQEYSSRTLGATWGIITAVMLPIVIVLICIGWRILKRRKAEEKEEIDYMIKTRAIDPDESVKVNSDDESIPYKKESAEDSPLPTEPVKVEDAPFNYGVYPAQPFEARSFEPAGYNAQPYNESGLPETEVGLPDAEVRLPETGQSKNQERPWSGETEIN, from the exons ATGGTTAACGCAAAGTTAGCGTTTTTTGTACTTTTGCTAAGTGCCAGTGTTATTGGACAGGAGAATGTTATagttaatgaaaatgaaagaaCTATAGAGGAAGTAGTGCCAGAAGTAGAAAGTGAAGTTATTATAACAAGTGAAGCTTCTAGTCCGAGGCCGGATGATGTTGAAAGCGTAGCGCCTGTAGAGATTATACCGAGCGCACCTTTAGAAGTGAGGAGTGGGAAATATCAGCTGCAAGATGGTTTGAGTGAAGGTCCAGTTGATTTAGAAGCTGTAAATATTGGTAATGATCCTGCCAATGGGCAGAGTCAGAGGCAGCTTTTGAACCCCACTACTACTTCGGCTACTAACAACGAATATG CCCACATTGATGGACGTGTTCTCCCGGAGACCAGCTACCAGAACAATGGGCAGTCGTACGTCATCACCAACGCGCGTCTCCAGCAGATCCGGGGCAACTTCCTGTACTGGTTCTACGACCAGGGCGGCAGCGAGAACCTGGGGGATTACCAGAGGGACATTCATACTTCTACGCCGCAGATTCATAAGAATTTCAACTTCCAACTGCCGTTCTTCGGATTTAGATTTAATTATACGCGG ATATCCATGAACGGCTACATCCAGTTCAGCGACCCTCCGGACCACTACACGTACCCCCTCTCCTTCCCCGTTCGAGACTGGCCACAGATCAACGACCCCTCGTTCATCGGCATCTTCTTCAGCAAGTGCCGGATTGGCAGCATGAGGCCTGAGGAGCCAGATCCAAGACGCCCAGGTGTCTATTTCAGGATGGACAGGGACTTGCAG ACCCGCACAGACCAGCTAGGCGTGGAGATGCGCGAGCGCATCATGTGGGACGTACGCGAGGGCGTAATCGGCTCCGAGACTTTCTTCCCCAAGCATGCCGTCACCGTCACCTGGAAGAACATGTCCTTCGCCGGTGGTATCGACAACTCCTTGTTCATG acaAACACCTTCCAAATGGTTCTCGCGACTGACGAAGTGTTCACCTACGCCATCTTCAACTACTTGGAGATCAACTGGAGCTCGCACACCGAGGCTGGTGGTGATACCACGAACGGAGAGGGCGGTGTTCCTGCTTAT ATTGGATTCAACGCCGGAAACGGAACCCAGAGCTACGAATACAAACCATACTCTCAAGCATCAGTGCTCAGAGATCTCACAGGACGAGGCTGGGCCAACGGCTTCCCTGGTCGACACATATTTAGGATAGATGAAAAAATACTTATGGGAACGTGCAATAAAGATATCG ACGGAGCCAATCTTCCCCTAATGTTTGCTCCAGAGAGCGGCAACATGTTGGGAGGCACCATCGTCAACATCACCGGCCCCTGTTTCAACCCTGACGATAGAATTACCTGTCGATTTGACACGGAAGCTGTCATCGGTGCCGTGGTCGATACAAACAGGGCTATATGTGTGCAGCCACGTTTCTGGCATAACGGCTACGCGAGATTTGAGATTGCGATCAATAACGAGCCTTATAAGTGGAAGGGAAAATACTTCGTAG aaacaCCAGCAACAGCGACAGAAAAGATTTTCTTCACCGACAATTCTGTCCACGAACGCTATCCGTCAGAAATTAAGATCACTTGGGATCGCTTTAATTTGACTTCTAACCTAAACGTGCAACTGCAGATCGGATTGTGGGGCTACAAGGAGGTCACCATCCGACCCCAATTGGAGTTCATTGACATGATAGAGACCGGCGTTTCGAATACAGGCGAATACGTTATCAATCCTCAGAACTTTAGGACCAGGGAAAATTTCATGCACCAGGACATGCAATTTGGTTTCCTGCAGATCAATTTAACCACTCCTGAAGTCTACAAGGGCGTTTCTATTTCTCC GGTTCTATGGAGTCGACCGATACCGCTTGGCTGGTACTTCGCCCCTCAATGGGAGAGACTCCACGGACAGCGCTGGTCCCAAACCATGTGCAACAACTGGCTCCGAACCGACCGTTTCCTCAAGAACTTCGCCTCCCAAGTCCCAGTCTGCCCCTGCACTTTGGAACACGCTTTGCTGGACAAGGGCAGATTCATGCCTGATCTCGCTTGCGACAAGGATACTAATCCCACTTGTAGATATCATTGGGGCGCGATACACTGTGTCAGAAGTGGTGGTCCTAG CGCGGAAGGATCTGGTCAACAATGTTGTTATGACAAGAATGGTTTCCTGATGATGTCGTACGATCAGATGTGGGGTTCCAGACCATTGCGTTCCCATGATTTCGGCTACACTCCATACAACGAAGCTAACAAG GTCCCGTCTCTTTCCAATTGGTTCCACGACATGATTCCATTCTACCAATGTTGTATGTGGCAAGAAGAGCAGGCGGTTGGCTGTGAAACATTTAG GTTTGAACGACGTCCGTCACAGGACTGCGTGGCCTTCCAGGCCCCTGGAGTTGCGGGTATTTTCGGTGACCCACACATTGTTACTTTCGACGATCTTCAGTACACCTTTAATGGAAAAg GTGAATACGTGCTAGTAAGAGTAGACCAGCCTCAAATCAAGCTGGACGTGCAAGGACGATTCGAGCAAGTGTCGCGCAACATTTACGGACAAGTCAACGCCACACACCTCACCTCCGTCGTGGCGGCTTCTAACAACTCCGTGCCTATTGAG GTTCGTCTTCGACCCTCGCATTCACAATGGAGGTACAGACTGGACGTGTTTGCAGACAACAAACGTATTTACTTCGACCGATCGGCGCTTCGAGTCCAATACTTCCCTG GCGTAACGGTATACCAGCCTATGTACATTTTGAACCAGTCAGAGATAGTCATCATGTTTTCGTCTGGTGCTGGTATTGAAGTCATAGAAAACAAGGGCTTTATGAGCGCCAGGGTTTACTTGCCGTGGACTTATGTG AACCAAACGCGAGGATTATTCGGAAACTGGTCATTCGATATAAACGATGATTTCACGAGACCGGACGGAATCATATCGCCAGTGGATCTGAACAACTTCCAGTCGGCGCACAGAGACTTCGCCCAACACT GGCAACTAGGCGACAGAGAAGTAAAGGACATAGGTGTGGCCCTATTCACGCGAGAATACGGCCGGACTGCCGCTTACTATAACGATAACCAATTCATACCGAACTTCATAAAAGAACCGGCGGACTTCCTCCCTGCAAACAGATCGTTTGACGTCACCAGAGCTACAGAGATCTGTCAGGACTCGTACCAATGTCGATATGACTACGGTATGACCCTGAATAGGGACATGGCTGAATTCACCAAGAACTATTTGGCTTCTATT ACCAACATCAAAGAAACCAACAACCGTCGTGTTATCAGCTGTGGTGTCTTAGAGACTCCTCGATTCGGCAGGAAGAGTAACTTCTTCTTCACACCAGGAACAAGG GTCAACTTCGAGTGTAACCAGGACTTCATTTTGATCGGCGACAAGCGTCGTGTGTGTGAGGAGAACGGCCGATGGAACTTGCCCGACTATGGGTACACCGAGTGCTTGC GTAACCAGGAGTACTCACAACGCGCCCTATTTTTGACGTGGGGCATCATAGTAGCCGTTATTCTGCCGCTAGGCCTCCTCATTTGCCTCTTCTGGTTCTGGTGCTGGTTCAAACCGCGCTCCGAAGGCAAACAGGGATTCCGTTTCGAAGATATTCCGCGCTCGAAATCTGCCTCGCGACTCAATCTCAGATCAGCCTCAATGGGAAACCTAACTGATACCATGAAATCCTCCACGCTCCGTAGCGATTCGGATATCAAACCAAAACTACCCGATACTCCCACAGAAGAACAACCTCTTGCTAAAGCCAATATCACTAGGGCAGCCCCTCCCCTACCTGAGCCTCAGGACGGTGAGAGCTCCGGAATAGGTTACACAGATTCGAATAAAAGTGACTCGGGCAAATCAGACAAATCTTCTTTACCCAAAAAGCGTAGAGGCTATGACAAAACTTACCGAACTCACGAGCCTCTACCCAACGCTCCTGACGTAGAGTTCCCTGAAAAACTATGGGACCTATCAGAGGAAGATTTGCTGTCCCTTACTTCACCATCCGATTCGGGGTCTAACCGAGATTCGACTTTAACTCGTCCTGCAAAGGACATCGAGTACGTTAGCAAACCTCGTCAGACCGGGCGTCACGCTCTTGCCAGTGAATCTGGCTATTCTACTAAGGATGGTTCAGAAGACCCATACTCCCCTAAGTACGAAGGGCAGTACAGCCCTATTTCGTCGCATTACTCCCCGACTTACTCTGAAATTTATTCCCCGCCGATCAGTCCCACTTCAGATATAAGTCCAAAGAATACCTTTAACAAAACTGGTCTGCCGGAGGCTCCTAAGAGTGCTCCAGCAGACGAAATAAAGACTTTCACCCTTCCACCCAAGAGAG GCAACCAGGAGTACTCCTCACGGACCCTCGGAGCTACGTGGGGCATCATCACCGCCGTCATGTTGCCCATCGTCATCGTGCTCATCTGCATCGGCTGGCGCATCCTCAAGCGAAGGAAGGCTGAGGAGAAGGAGGAAATCGATTATATGATCAA GACCCGAGCCATCGACCCAGACGAGTCCGTCAAAGTCAACTCTGACGACGAAAGCATACCTTACAAGAAGGAGTCTGCAGAAGACAGCCCACTGCCGACGGAGCCAGTGAAAGTTGAAGACGCTCCGTTCAACTACGGCGTGTATCCGGCTCAACCGTTCGAAGCGCGAAGCTTCGAGCCAGCGGGCTATAACGCACAGCCCTACAATGAATCGGGACTGCCTGAGACTGAAGTAGGTTTGCCGGACGCTGAGGTCCGGTTACCTGAAACTGGCCAGTCTAAAAATCAGGAGAGGCCATGGTCTGGGGAAACGGAGATTAATTAA